GACCGGGTCACACGGTCGGGGTGGCGGGATTCGAACCCACGACCTTCCGCTCCCAAAGCGGACGCGCTACCAACCTGCGCCACACCCCGCAGCACGGGCCGGCCCGTGCGCGCGTCCAGGCTAGTGGACGCCCCGGGGACGCCCGACGCGCGTCCGGCGTGCGGGTCCCGGACCGGCGCCGGGCGCATGTGGTGGGATGGCCCGCGTGACGACGTACCTGCAGCGTGGCGACCACGTCCTCTTCCAGGGCGACTCCATCACCGACTGGGGCCGCGACCGCCAGGACCCGACGAGCCTGGGGCACGGCTGGGCGGCGATCGCCGCGGCACTGGCCGGGGCGCGCCGGCCCGAGCTGGGGCTCACGTTCAGCAACCGCGGCGTCGGCGGGGACACCACCGCGATGGTCCGGGCCCGCTGGGAGCGCGACGCGCTGGCGCTCTCGCCGACGGTCGTCTCGCTGCTCGTCGGGATCAACGACACGTGGCGCCGGTACGACGGCGGGACGGCGACCAGCACGGACGAGTACGAGGAGCACTACCGCGCGCTGCTCGACCCGG
The Cellulomonas gilvus ATCC 13127 DNA segment above includes these coding regions:
- a CDS encoding SGNH/GDSL hydrolase family protein gives rise to the protein MARVTTYLQRGDHVLFQGDSITDWGRDRQDPTSLGHGWAAIAAALAGARRPELGLTFSNRGVGGDTTAMVRARWERDALALSPTVVSLLVGINDTWRRYDGGTATSTDEYEEHYRALLDPVRAIGARLVLVEPFLLPVTAQQAAWREDLDPRIAVVRRLAAEYGALHLPADDLFAEATQAAGAAHWTTDGVHLTPAGNGLLAEAWLDAVGIPA